The Providencia rettgeri genome includes a window with the following:
- the coaBC gene encoding DNA/pantothenate metabolism flavoprotein, with protein sequence MNQLSLLGKQIVIGISGGIAAYKIPELTRRLRDKGAIVRVVMTQGAKAFITPLTLQAVSGHPVSDDLLDPAAEAAMGHIELAKWADLIILAPATADLIARLSAGMANDLLTTVCLASAAPIALVPAMNQQMYRAKATQENLIKLQQRQCMIWGPDAGSQACGDIGPGRMIDPLEIVRLANEFFTPKLDLQGIKLMITAGPTREALDPVRFISNHSSGKMGFAIAKAASQRGADVTLIAGPVNIETPEGVNRIDVMSGLEMYEQVHQTIAEQNIFIGCAAVADYRAKNIAENKIKKQGDEVSITLIKNPDIVASVGSLKHNRPYVVGFAAETQNVEEYARQKRQQKQLDLICANDVSLADNGFNSDNNALHLFDANGDTCLPHCNKNELSHYLLDEILQRYEKN encoded by the coding sequence GTACGCGTTGTGATGACTCAAGGTGCTAAAGCCTTTATTACACCTTTAACCTTGCAAGCCGTTTCAGGGCATCCCGTTTCTGATGACCTGCTAGACCCTGCTGCTGAGGCTGCTATGGGCCATATTGAACTGGCTAAATGGGCAGATCTCATTATTCTAGCACCGGCTACTGCGGATTTAATTGCTCGCCTCAGTGCAGGAATGGCAAATGACTTACTCACAACAGTTTGCCTTGCTTCCGCAGCACCGATTGCACTTGTGCCAGCAATGAACCAACAAATGTACCGAGCAAAAGCAACCCAAGAAAATTTAATCAAATTGCAACAACGTCAATGTATGATTTGGGGGCCAGATGCAGGTAGCCAAGCCTGTGGTGATATTGGCCCTGGTCGCATGATTGACCCACTAGAAATTGTTCGTCTAGCCAATGAGTTTTTTACCCCTAAACTCGACTTACAAGGCATCAAATTAATGATCACTGCGGGCCCAACACGGGAAGCGCTAGACCCAGTTCGCTTTATTAGTAACCATAGTTCGGGGAAAATGGGTTTTGCCATTGCTAAAGCAGCCAGTCAACGTGGTGCCGATGTCACTTTAATTGCGGGCCCTGTAAATATTGAAACACCAGAAGGCGTTAACCGGATTGATGTCATGAGTGGCTTAGAGATGTATGAACAAGTGCATCAAACCATTGCTGAACAAAATATTTTTATTGGTTGCGCTGCAGTTGCAGATTATCGAGCAAAAAACATTGCTGAAAATAAAATAAAAAAACAAGGTGATGAAGTTTCGATTACACTTATCAAAAATCCAGATATCGTGGCTAGTGTCGGAAGTCTAAAACACAATAGGCCATATGTTGTTGGGTTTGCAGCTGAAACCCAAAATGTGGAAGAATATGCACGCCAAAAACGACAACAAAAGCAACTCGACCTCATTTGTGCCAATGACGTCTCACTAGCAGACAACGGGTTTAATAGCGATAACAACGCGTTACATCTTTTTGATGCAAACGGTGATACCTGTTTGCCTCACTGTAATAAAAACGAATTAAGCCACTATTTACTTGACGAGATACTTCAACGTTATGAAAAAAATTGA
- the dut gene encoding Deoxyuridine 5'-triphosphate nucleotidohydrolase, with protein MKKIDLKILDSRIGNEFPLPAYATTGSAGLDLRACLDAPIDLAPGQTELIPTGLAIHIADESLAAVILPRSGLGHKHGVVLGNLVGLIDSDYQGQLMVSVWNRSDKAFTIEPGERMAQMVFVPVVQAEFNIVNDFDATERGAGGFGHSGRQ; from the coding sequence ATGAAAAAAATTGACCTAAAAATCCTCGATAGCCGTATCGGTAATGAATTTCCTCTACCAGCCTATGCCACCACAGGTTCTGCTGGTTTAGACCTACGTGCATGCCTTGATGCACCAATCGATTTGGCACCAGGTCAAACAGAGCTTATTCCAACAGGTTTAGCCATTCACATTGCAGATGAAAGTCTTGCTGCGGTCATCTTACCTCGGTCCGGTTTAGGTCATAAACATGGCGTTGTACTGGGCAACCTCGTTGGCCTCATTGATTCTGATTATCAAGGCCAGCTCATGGTGTCTGTCTGGAACCGCAGTGACAAAGCTTTTACTATTGAACCTGGTGAACGTATGGCACAAATGGTGTTTGTCCCGGTTGTTCAGGCGGAATTTAATATTGTTAATGATTTTGACGCAACAGAGCGTGGAGCTGGTGGTTTCGGTCATTCTGGCCGTCAATAA
- the slmA gene encoding Synthetically lethal with a defective Min system protein A: MAEKAITQKRNRRDEILQALALMLESSDGSQRITTAKLAATVGVSEAALYRHFPSKMKMFDSLIGFIEDSLVSRINLILTDEKDTIIRIKLILALILGFSEKNPGLTRIMTGHALMFEQDRLQDRINQLFERIESQLRQVLKEKKIRDGHGFIHDESLLASQLLAFCEGMLSRFVRSEFRYRPTVEFESRWPLILAQLQ; this comes from the coding sequence ATGGCAGAAAAAGCGATAACACAAAAACGTAACAGACGTGATGAGATTTTACAGGCTCTTGCGTTAATGTTAGAAAGTAGTGATGGCAGCCAACGTATTACAACAGCAAAACTTGCTGCTACGGTTGGTGTATCAGAAGCTGCGCTGTATCGTCATTTTCCGAGTAAAATGAAAATGTTCGATAGCCTTATTGGGTTTATTGAAGATTCATTGGTTTCGCGCATTAATCTGATTTTAACTGATGAAAAAGATACGATAATTAGAATTAAACTAATACTTGCCCTAATACTTGGATTTTCCGAGAAAAATCCTGGGCTTACGCGTATAATGACTGGCCATGCTCTGATGTTTGAGCAAGATAGGCTGCAAGATCGTATTAACCAATTATTTGAACGTATAGAATCACAATTACGGCAGGTGTTAAAAGAGAAAAAAATACGTGATGGCCATGGGTTTATTCATGATGAGTCATTACTTGCTTCTCAGTTACTAGCCTTTTGTGAAGGGATGCTCTCTCGTTTTGTGCGTTCTGAGTTTCGTTATCGGCCAACCGTCGAGTTTGAATCGCGCTGGCCTTTAATTCTAGCTCAGTTACAATAA
- the pyrE gene encoding Orotate phosphoribosyltransferase, which translates to MKAYQRDFIELAMKKQVLKFGEFTLKSGRKSPYFFNAGLFNTGRDLALVGRFYAQALQDSAIECDVIFGPAYKGIPIATTTAVALSEHHDIDMPYCFNRKEAKDHGEGGMLVGSPLQGRVVVVDDVITAGTAIRESMEIIKQQQATLNGVLLCLDRQEKGKGEISAVQEVERDYGCKVYSIITMSDLITYLAEKEGMQEHLAAMKAYREQYGIE; encoded by the coding sequence ATGAAAGCCTATCAGCGCGATTTTATTGAACTTGCCATGAAAAAACAGGTACTTAAATTTGGTGAGTTTACGCTGAAATCAGGTCGTAAAAGCCCTTACTTTTTCAATGCTGGGTTATTTAATACAGGGCGTGATCTGGCACTTGTCGGTCGTTTTTATGCACAAGCATTACAAGATAGCGCAATTGAGTGTGATGTCATTTTTGGTCCAGCGTATAAAGGGATCCCCATCGCAACGACGACAGCGGTAGCACTTTCTGAGCACCATGACATCGATATGCCATACTGCTTCAACCGCAAAGAAGCTAAAGACCATGGGGAAGGCGGCATGTTAGTCGGAAGTCCTTTACAAGGGCGTGTTGTAGTAGTTGATGATGTTATTACCGCAGGGACGGCAATTCGTGAATCAATGGAAATTATTAAACAACAACAAGCTACGTTGAATGGTGTTCTGCTATGCCTTGATCGCCAAGAAAAAGGCAAAGGTGAAATTTCAGCAGTTCAAGAGGTTGAGCGTGATTATGGCTGTAAAGTTTACTCAATTATTACCATGAGCGATTTAATCACCTATCTTGCTGAAAAGGAAGGTATGCAGGAACATTTAGCGGCTATGAAGGCTTATCGCGAACAATACGGAATTGAATAA
- the rph gene encoding Ribonuclease PH, whose product MRPADRQADQMRPITITRNYTKHAEGSVLIEFGDTKVLCNATVEEGVPRFLKGQGQGWVTAEYGMLPRATNSRNQREAARGKQTGRTMEIQRLIARSLRAAVDLKKLGEYTITLDCDVIQADGGTRTAAISGACVALVDALNNMVEQGKIAKSPLKSMVAAVSVGIVNQEALCDLEYVEDSAAETDMNVVMMDDGRMIEVQGTAEGEPFSHEELLALLALAKTGLNTIFEAQREALK is encoded by the coding sequence ATGCGCCCAGCAGATAGACAAGCAGACCAAATGCGCCCGATTACCATCACGCGCAACTATACTAAGCATGCAGAAGGCTCTGTTCTTATTGAGTTTGGCGACACGAAGGTGTTATGTAATGCAACTGTTGAAGAAGGGGTTCCTCGCTTTTTAAAAGGGCAGGGGCAAGGTTGGGTTACAGCGGAGTATGGCATGTTACCGCGTGCAACAAACTCACGTAATCAACGTGAAGCTGCACGAGGAAAACAAACTGGTCGTACGATGGAAATCCAACGGTTAATTGCACGTTCTTTACGTGCTGCGGTTGACCTTAAAAAATTAGGTGAATACACCATTACTTTAGACTGTGATGTTATTCAAGCGGATGGTGGTACACGGACAGCAGCGATTTCTGGTGCTTGTGTGGCGCTTGTTGATGCACTGAATAACATGGTTGAGCAAGGTAAAATTGCAAAAAGCCCACTAAAATCAATGGTTGCTGCCGTTTCGGTTGGAATTGTAAACCAAGAAGCTCTATGTGATCTTGAGTATGTTGAAGATTCTGCAGCTGAAACCGATATGAATGTTGTCATGATGGATGATGGCCGAATGATTGAAGTACAGGGCACCGCAGAAGGCGAACCGTTTAGTCATGAAGAGTTATTAGCCCTATTGGCGTTAGCTAAAACAGGTTTAAATACCATTTTTGAAGCTCAGCGAGAAGCGCTGAAGTAA
- the yicC gene encoding YicC-like family, N-terminal region, whose translation MIRSMTAFARRDIKGEWGNAAWELRSVNQRYLETYIRLPEQFRSLEPVIRERLRSRLTRGKVECSLRFELDGANRGELILNEQLARQLISAANWVKNYSHEGEINPLEILRWPGVMSAGEQDLDVISEQLLAGLDEAIDAFIQSREAEGASLHALIEQRLDGVLVEVAKVRQHMPEILQWQRERLQNKLEEADIQVDNNRLEQELILLAQRVDVAEELDRLEAHVKETRNILKKKEATGRRLDFMMQEFNREANTLASKSINSEVTTSAVELKVLIEQMREQIQNIE comes from the coding sequence ATGATCCGTAGTATGACCGCTTTTGCCCGTCGGGATATCAAGGGTGAATGGGGGAATGCGGCCTGGGAGCTGCGTTCCGTGAACCAACGTTATTTAGAAACGTATATTCGCTTACCTGAGCAATTCAGAAGCCTTGAGCCCGTTATTCGCGAACGTCTGCGTTCTCGCCTAACACGTGGAAAGGTAGAATGCAGCCTACGCTTTGAGTTAGATGGCGCAAATCGTGGTGAATTAATCCTAAATGAACAATTAGCACGCCAATTAATCAGTGCTGCGAATTGGGTTAAAAATTACAGCCATGAAGGTGAAATAAACCCATTAGAAATTTTGCGTTGGCCGGGTGTGATGTCAGCAGGTGAACAAGATTTAGATGTCATCAGCGAACAGTTACTGGCAGGCTTAGATGAAGCTATTGATGCTTTCATTCAAAGCCGTGAAGCTGAAGGTGCTTCATTGCATGCACTCATCGAACAACGCCTTGATGGCGTCTTAGTTGAAGTCGCAAAAGTACGTCAACATATGCCAGAAATTTTACAGTGGCAACGTGAACGCTTACAAAATAAGTTAGAAGAAGCTGATATTCAAGTGGATAACAACCGTCTGGAACAAGAACTTATTCTATTGGCTCAACGTGTTGATGTTGCAGAAGAACTGGATAGACTAGAAGCTCACGTTAAAGAAACGCGTAATATCTTGAAGAAAAAAGAGGCAACTGGTCGCCGCCTTGACTTTATGATGCAAGAATTCAACCGCGAAGCTAATACGTTAGCGTCAAAATCAATTAATAGCGAAGTTACAACCTCTGCAGTTGAACTCAAAGTATTAATCGAGCAAATGAGAGAACAAATTCAGAATATTGAATAA
- the garP gene encoding D-galactarate permease: protein MSHNDSVVTPATKDSPGRLRWGLAAIFFIIGLIAYMDRANISIVAEHMMTDLGMSKVQFGFLGALFSLGYALAQIPSGILAERFGSRLIATISLYIWSAFTILTVVAPTYIWLCIVRFLFGVGEAPLYPANAVFNTWWFRQNEKARAASFLLAGSYFGPVIAPTLTVFIMISFGWHAVFYIFGVIGILIGMVWYFFARNKPEQHPKISQSEIAFIHEGRTISEQGGTDVKAPWRKFMKERPFWAVGFQYFFVAYMTTLFMIWLPTYLQEARGFSLTQMGVAASFPWLAICIAVLTAGSISDWLLNKGYSQLVARGYIAIAGFILFIVGICGAAQTESAIASVAWLTLALGSLGLPVVTSWAIAADKGRQYAGSVSGWMNLWGNLGGVISPILCGWLAQHFGWTVALLFNVIPISLAIVCWFFIQPDKPLAAAVNPD, encoded by the coding sequence ATGTCACATAATGATTCTGTTGTAACACCAGCAACGAAAGACTCACCAGGGCGTTTACGTTGGGGATTAGCAGCAATATTTTTTATTATCGGTTTGATTGCGTATATGGATCGCGCCAATATTTCCATTGTGGCCGAACATATGATGACCGATTTAGGAATGAGCAAAGTTCAATTTGGCTTTTTGGGTGCGTTATTTTCTCTTGGCTATGCACTAGCCCAAATCCCAAGCGGTATACTTGCAGAACGGTTTGGTAGCAGACTGATCGCGACTATTAGCCTCTATATTTGGTCTGCATTTACCATCTTAACTGTCGTGGCTCCTACCTATATTTGGCTATGTATCGTACGCTTCCTATTCGGCGTTGGGGAAGCGCCGCTCTATCCTGCAAATGCCGTTTTTAATACATGGTGGTTTCGCCAAAATGAAAAGGCACGAGCCGCTAGCTTCTTACTTGCCGGTTCCTATTTTGGGCCTGTGATTGCCCCCACTCTTACCGTATTTATTATGATTTCATTCGGGTGGCATGCCGTTTTCTATATATTTGGTGTGATTGGCATTCTTATCGGCATGGTTTGGTATTTTTTTGCCAGAAATAAGCCTGAGCAACACCCTAAAATTTCTCAAAGTGAAATCGCATTCATCCATGAAGGCCGAACAATTAGTGAGCAAGGCGGTACTGATGTTAAAGCCCCTTGGCGCAAATTTATGAAAGAACGTCCTTTCTGGGCTGTTGGCTTCCAATATTTTTTTGTTGCCTATATGACCACTTTATTCATGATTTGGTTACCCACCTACTTACAAGAAGCTCGAGGCTTTTCATTAACCCAAATGGGCGTAGCCGCCAGTTTTCCTTGGTTAGCAATTTGTATCGCAGTACTCACTGCAGGTTCAATTTCTGATTGGTTACTCAACAAAGGGTACTCGCAGTTAGTCGCTAGGGGCTATATCGCGATTGCCGGTTTTATTCTATTTATCGTGGGGATTTGCGGCGCAGCTCAAACTGAAAGTGCCATCGCCAGTGTTGCATGGCTAACCCTTGCGCTCGGTTCTCTAGGATTACCAGTTGTGACCTCTTGGGCAATCGCAGCAGATAAAGGCCGCCAATATGCTGGCTCGGTCAGTGGATGGATGAACTTGTGGGGTAATCTCGGTGGTGTTATTTCCCCTATTTTATGTGGCTGGCTTGCACAGCATTTTGGCTGGACCGTCGCTTTACTTTTCAATGTGATACCTATCAGTTTAGCGATTGTTTGCTGGTTTTTCATTCAGCCTGATAAACCTTTAGCTGCTGCCGTTAATCCTGACTAA
- the proA_2 gene encoding 4-hydroxy-2-oxoglutarate aldolase, translating into MFTLNPRVACFSPEVIESCRDVCPSTIGHMTDFGFLKTLRPQIEQCQFIGNAVTVRIPHMDSSAVHKVFDIVQEGDVVCIDMSGDYDRACWGEMVSYMARAKKIAGAVIDGCVTDIKALREIGVPIYARKVSPLTTRILGIEGAINVPISIDGVTIHPGNLIIADGDGILVADEVTLQEYRQRALNAQHAEIDVKKRIDAGETLAAISGAAKFFE; encoded by the coding sequence ATGTTTACATTAAATCCTCGAGTTGCCTGTTTTAGCCCAGAAGTTATCGAAAGTTGCCGTGATGTTTGCCCGTCAACTATTGGACACATGACTGACTTCGGTTTTCTAAAAACATTACGCCCACAAATTGAACAGTGCCAATTTATTGGTAATGCTGTAACTGTACGTATTCCGCATATGGATTCATCTGCTGTACATAAGGTTTTCGACATCGTGCAAGAAGGCGATGTTGTCTGTATCGATATGTCTGGGGATTATGATCGTGCTTGTTGGGGCGAAATGGTTTCTTACATGGCACGGGCAAAGAAAATTGCCGGCGCAGTTATTGATGGTTGTGTCACTGATATCAAAGCATTACGTGAGATTGGTGTTCCTATTTATGCACGTAAAGTGAGCCCGTTGACGACGCGAATCTTAGGTATTGAAGGCGCAATTAATGTGCCAATTAGTATAGATGGCGTAACGATTCATCCCGGTAATTTAATCATCGCAGATGGTGATGGTATTTTAGTCGCCGATGAAGTTACTCTGCAAGAATATCGTCAACGAGCCCTTAATGCTCAACATGCTGAAATTGATGTTAAAAAGCGCATTGATGCTGGTGAAACATTAGCGGCGATTTCAGGTGCAGCTAAATTTTTTGAATAA
- the ramA_4 gene encoding (R)-stereoselective amidase, with product MKIAIAQLASSPDKALNLKKACDAIQKAAQGGADLVLLPEMFMAFVPADSGISYADVAEPVDGPFVSELAKTAKQCGIYVTCGIYESAPNEPKRAFNTTVMLNRQGELIYHYQKTHLYDAFSYQESLNIIQSNNALKPVETEFGKIGVLVCYELRFPEVARKLTLAGADLILVPTAWVSGPLKEEHYQTLVKARALENTIPVCACDQTGNIFIGRSLVCDALGVTIASAGYDETLFFAEISTQHTAETREKLPCMQNRRPELY from the coding sequence ATGAAAATTGCAATTGCTCAGCTTGCCAGTAGCCCAGATAAAGCTCTAAATTTAAAAAAAGCCTGTGACGCTATACAAAAAGCTGCTCAAGGCGGTGCCGACCTCGTCCTATTGCCGGAAATGTTCATGGCATTTGTTCCTGCAGATAGCGGTATTAGCTATGCCGATGTCGCAGAGCCTGTTGATGGCCCTTTTGTCTCCGAGTTGGCAAAAACCGCTAAACAATGCGGTATTTATGTGACTTGTGGAATTTATGAAAGTGCCCCGAATGAGCCGAAAAGAGCATTCAACACGACAGTTATGTTGAACCGCCAAGGTGAGCTTATCTATCATTACCAAAAAACCCACCTGTACGATGCCTTTTCATATCAGGAATCCCTCAACATTATTCAAAGTAATAATGCGTTAAAACCTGTGGAAACTGAATTTGGCAAAATTGGCGTTTTAGTCTGTTATGAGTTGCGTTTCCCAGAAGTTGCTCGAAAACTAACCTTAGCTGGCGCAGACCTTATACTCGTTCCCACAGCATGGGTAAGTGGGCCACTTAAAGAGGAGCATTACCAAACATTAGTTAAAGCACGCGCTTTGGAGAACACAATTCCTGTCTGCGCATGTGACCAAACTGGTAATATTTTTATTGGCCGCAGCCTTGTTTGTGATGCGCTTGGCGTAACCATTGCCTCTGCTGGCTACGATGAAACACTATTTTTTGCTGAAATATCAACGCAGCATACCGCAGAAACACGAGAAAAATTACCTTGCATGCAAAACCGGCGCCCTGAGCTGTATTAG